The following are encoded in a window of bacterium SCSIO 12643 genomic DNA:
- a CDS encoding PorP/SprF family type IX secretion system membrane protein has translation MKTLNDMKIQVLFLSLVLATLTGFGQQRSNSNLYLENRVLINQAYSGVDPDKELSLSYRNQWTGISNAPVTTQLNFRGSINRPNFEAGRNIPTTSKTISQPIVTPKSFWAYNGMMVYDNAGLLNRLQFSAAGAYHLPVTRKLMVAFAPTLTYTNLKVDVDQMKLIRPNDPAYNQYLATGGSSNFLGIDAAFVLYSRRFSLGVTAEQLAWLTLSNNDLEEDIVNHFFATADYNFRVSDDWEVRPTINAKIGKGFPTTYDFYARADYRDTFWFGAGYRTSKMWIAMLGVHLKDSIRFGYSYDTGVIDVNNITKGSHEIYLSYTFK, from the coding sequence ATGAAAACATTAAACGATATGAAAATCCAGGTTTTATTTTTAAGTCTTGTTCTGGCAACGCTAACAGGCTTTGGACAACAAAGATCTAATTCCAACTTATACTTGGAAAATCGGGTTCTGATCAACCAAGCATATAGTGGTGTTGATCCGGATAAAGAGCTTTCTCTAAGCTACCGAAATCAATGGACAGGAATCAGCAATGCTCCTGTAACTACCCAGCTCAATTTTAGAGGTTCAATAAACCGACCAAATTTTGAAGCTGGCAGAAATATTCCGACCACATCAAAAACCATTTCTCAACCTATTGTGACACCTAAGAGTTTTTGGGCTTACAACGGAATGATGGTTTATGATAATGCCGGGTTATTAAATAGGTTGCAATTTTCTGCTGCAGGAGCATATCACCTTCCTGTAACCAGAAAATTGATGGTGGCATTTGCGCCTACATTAACTTACACCAATTTAAAGGTTGATGTAGATCAAATGAAACTGATTCGACCAAATGACCCGGCATATAATCAATATTTAGCTACTGGAGGTTCGAGTAACTTTCTGGGTATTGATGCCGCTTTTGTTCTTTACTCCAGAAGATTTTCTCTTGGTGTGACGGCAGAACAATTGGCATGGCTCACACTTTCCAATAATGATTTAGAGGAAGATATTGTCAATCATTTTTTTGCGACAGCTGATTACAACTTTAGAGTTTCAGACGACTGGGAAGTGCGTCCAACAATCAACGCAAAAATTGGCAAAGGTTTCCCAACCACATACGACTTTTATGCACGTGCAGATTATCGAGATACATTTTGGTTTGGAGCAGGTTATCGCACTTCTAAAATGTGGATTGCTATGCTAGGTGTTCACTTAAAAGACTCCATTCGATTTGGGTATTCTTATGACACCGGAGTCATTGATGTAAACAACATCACTAAAGGAAGCCATGAAATCTATTTATCATACACTTTTAAATAA
- a CDS encoding OmpA family protein encodes MIKYITLFSAVLSSQVGFSSGDSTLTPFDTISEQNVVQLLQSKTDSGDYIMPVSVSPKTAYFTKIQTSKSDRDADVTMEPYSMEISESLSQAINENKPPYWSSKNTKTIIGASQNNDTIYVMGSNDERLNFQQGLLRIHKESVGWSKPEKLKIKWFKPTSWNYGMSMHSSGDILLIYQKSVISDDFEIFVSFREAPKVYGKPIKLECICTTNDEITPYLSEDKKRLYFASNGHAADSTSNNYDLFVSQVLNDDFSLLSKPERLPEHINLEKSFEAYISEIDSNHIIFSSDRDGKGMRLYTTRITRGYVKPAPIIEEVIPEPEPVVVEEIIPEPIPEEPKKIVLSSEELNFGSNQANVSQEAIKQLNANFPFTPETDASTESITITGYTDSMGSENYNLSLSKKRAEAMKKALVELGWSPDKIITIGKGEADPIADNGTPEGRAQNRRVEFLVK; translated from the coding sequence ATGATCAAGTATATTACATTATTTTCAGCCGTATTATCCAGTCAGGTAGGATTCTCAAGCGGAGACAGCACATTAACTCCATTCGATACGATCTCAGAACAAAACGTGGTACAACTCCTTCAATCTAAAACTGATTCGGGAGACTATATCATGCCAGTTTCCGTAAGCCCCAAAACAGCTTACTTTACTAAAATTCAAACTTCAAAAAGTGACCGGGATGCCGATGTTACAATGGAACCATACTCCATGGAAATTTCCGAATCACTTTCTCAAGCCATCAATGAGAATAAACCACCTTATTGGAGTTCAAAAAACACCAAAACAATTATTGGAGCTTCACAAAACAATGACACCATTTATGTAATGGGCTCCAATGATGAACGCCTAAACTTCCAACAAGGACTTCTAAGAATTCATAAAGAATCAGTAGGATGGTCAAAACCTGAAAAGTTAAAAATCAAATGGTTCAAACCCACCTCATGGAATTATGGGATGTCTATGCATTCATCGGGTGATATTCTGTTGATATATCAAAAATCAGTGATCTCAGATGACTTTGAAATTTTTGTTTCGTTTAGAGAAGCTCCTAAAGTATATGGGAAACCAATTAAGTTAGAATGCATCTGTACCACAAATGATGAAATTACGCCCTATCTAAGTGAAGACAAAAAAAGATTGTATTTCGCTTCGAATGGACATGCTGCAGATTCAACTTCGAATAACTATGACCTTTTCGTTTCTCAGGTTTTAAATGATGACTTTTCATTACTTTCTAAACCGGAAAGATTACCGGAACATATCAATCTAGAAAAGTCTTTTGAAGCATACATTTCTGAAATCGATTCAAATCATATCATCTTTTCATCCGATCGTGATGGCAAAGGAATGCGCTTGTACACCACAAGAATCACACGCGGATATGTAAAACCGGCTCCAATAATTGAAGAAGTCATTCCTGAGCCGGAACCAGTTGTTGTGGAAGAAATCATTCCAGAACCCATTCCGGAAGAACCTAAAAAAATCGTTTTAAGTAGTGAAGAACTCAATTTTGGTTCTAATCAAGCCAATGTTTCGCAAGAGGCTATAAAACAATTAAACGCTAATTTCCCTTTTACTCCTGAAACAGATGCCAGCACAGAATCCATTACGATTACCGGATATACAGATTCTATGGGTTCAGAAAATTACAACCTTTCCTTATCCAAAAAAAGAGCTGAAGCCATGAAAAAAGCTCTGGTAGAACTGGGTTGGAGTCCGGATAAAATCATCACTATCGGAAAAGGGGAAGCTGATCCAATTGCCGATAATGGTACGCCAGAAGGACGCGCCCAAAACAGACGAGTCGAGTTTTTAGTAAAATAA
- a CDS encoding phage tail protein, which translates to MEGTIGEIRAFGGNFAPRNWAFCEGQLLSIAQNTALFSIVGTTYGGDGRTTFALPDLRGRTAIGPGRGPGLSTRKLGQRSGLEESSMNILQMPSHSHFTSPNLSGVVKPNANSDTGNDGIPGPTSYWAEPNPATNIYNNGTPDTTLGPSSVTIGGSVTLANTGSGQSWNNMEPFLGLYFIICMQGVFPSRS; encoded by the coding sequence ATGGAAGGAACCATTGGAGAAATCAGAGCGTTTGGTGGCAACTTTGCTCCAAGAAATTGGGCCTTTTGCGAAGGCCAACTTCTATCCATTGCACAAAACACTGCCTTGTTTTCAATTGTAGGAACTACCTACGGAGGTGATGGAAGAACCACATTTGCTTTACCCGATTTACGGGGAAGGACCGCTATTGGACCTGGTAGAGGGCCAGGCTTATCAACCCGAAAGCTAGGGCAACGTTCGGGTCTGGAAGAATCAAGTATGAACATCTTACAGATGCCATCGCACAGTCACTTCACTAGCCCCAACTTGTCTGGGGTTGTTAAACCTAATGCTAATTCTGACACAGGAAATGATGGTATTCCTGGGCCTACATCTTATTGGGCTGAACCCAACCCGGCTACCAATATCTACAATAATGGAACGCCAGATACAACTTTAGGACCATCATCGGTAACCATTGGAGGGTCGGTCACTCTAGCAAATACTGGATCAGGGCAATCCTGGAATAATATGGAACCGTTTTTAGGTCTTTATTTTATCATCTGCATGCAGGGGGTTTTCCCATCACGTAGCTAA
- a CDS encoding phage tail protein, protein MMEGTIGEVRMFGGNFAPRAWAFCEGQLLSIAQNQALFSILGTTYGGDGRTTFALPDLRGRSPIGPGTGPGLTTRKLGQRSGTETNQLTQNQLPAHSHGTTVNLTGVVAPLANSDTGNDGIPGPTSYPAEPNPGTNIYNTGTPDTTLGQSPVSITGTVVVGNTGANQPINNMQPFLGLYYIICLQGVFPSRS, encoded by the coding sequence ATCATGGAAGGAACTATTGGAGAAGTAAGAATGTTCGGAGGGAACTTTGCCCCAAGAGCATGGGCGTTTTGCGAAGGCCAACTATTATCTATTGCTCAAAATCAAGCTTTGTTTTCAATTTTGGGAACCACGTATGGTGGAGACGGACGAACCACATTTGCTTTACCGGACTTAAGAGGTAGATCACCGATTGGTCCAGGTACTGGACCAGGTCTAACCACCAGAAAACTCGGACAAAGATCTGGAACGGAAACCAATCAGTTGACACAAAACCAACTGCCTGCTCATTCACATGGAACTACTGTGAATCTTACTGGTGTTGTGGCACCGTTAGCTAATTCTGATACAGGAAATGATGGTATTCCAGGGCCTACATCTTATCCAGCTGAACCCAACCCAGGTACCAATATCTACAATACCGGAACGCCAGATACAACTTTAGGACAGTCACCTGTATCAATAACAGGAACTGTAGTAGTAGGAAATACGGGTGCGAATCAACCGATAAATAATATGCAACCGTTTCTGGGATTATATTACATTATTTGTTTACAAGGAGTTTTCCCGTCACGCAGCTAA